The Hordeum vulgare subsp. vulgare chromosome 4H, MorexV3_pseudomolecules_assembly, whole genome shotgun sequence genomic interval GCACCCAATGAAGATGACACAAAGAAATTGATGGCATTTAATGAGAGGAGAGGTTGGCCTGGCATGCTAGATAAcattgattgtatgcattggaatTGGAAAAATTGCCCCAAGGCTTGGCAAGGAATGTATTGTTGCAAGTCTCGTGACGCAATAATTATGTGCTAGAGGCCGTAGCATCCGAGGATTTATGGATTTGGCGTTGCTTTTTTGGTATGCGGGGcactctcaatgatatcaatgtgttgcaacggtctcatttgtttgctaggcttgctagtggtgatgctcctgcttgcaactacactatcaatggGCATGAATACACAAAGGGATACTATCTTGCATGTGGTATATACCCTCCTTGGTGCACGTCAAGAGCATCAAagaacccaaaacaaaaaaaacaatgtgAATTTGCAAGGGTGCAAGAGGTAGCCCGCaaagacattgaaagagcattcggtgttttgcaatctaggtttgccattgttCGTGGTCCTGCTCATTTTTGGGATAAGAAAACCTTGAAGAACGTCATCGTGTTATCCTGCACAATATGattcttgaagatgagagaggattgaacttagaattcttttacgacaatgtgggtagccgtgtcaaaccagctagagacccaaaccgcattagagcttttcttcagacatacaaggagattgaaaatgcagCCATCCACTTTCAACTTCACGAAGATCTCATTGAGCACCATTGGCAAAGGCTGGACAGTGACTTATTTTTGTATTCATTTGTATCTGTATTCATGACAAGTTTGGTATTGCACtatttaagtttgctacggttatttgaataattatttgtaatGCGGATGATTATTGTATTATGTTTGATTCGAGTAATTCAGTTTGTTTTCGATTATTGAATTATGTTGTATTTGATATTTGCGGGTTGATGACATGCGGGATGCAACGACGCAAAGAGCAGACCCCGcaaagccgacccgtaaaaaagtatattccacgaatatacttttttacggaTCCGTTTGGGGGTCTACATCTGTGCCAGCCCGCAAAAGCTGTTTTACGCGAACTGCAAACACGTTTTGCGGGCcgacgggatgcggggtctgctagagttgctctaagggcATCTATAACAGTGAGCCGCAAATTTTTTATCTGTCTGCAGACAAGGGTAACCAATCCGTGGATGGGAGACGGTCATCCAGCCCTATACACATATATTTCAACAACTTTTCAAACAAGCTGGACGGAATTCGTGCATTTGGAAGTTAAGAAATGAAGGACGCATATGAAGAGGACTCGACTGTGTCCTTGCCAAGTTAAAAGGTGTTTTGCAACATTGAATGGTTCTCTGTAATGACACGAAGGCGGATATCCTACGGCGATGCATCCTCCTGTTGGAGAAGCATTCTACGGATAGCCTGAAGTTGAACATGTGATTGACATGTTGTTTTTTCTTTCGTTACAACACACATACATGTGTGCTAGTAACATATGAAAACATAAACCGGTTCGGAAAATGTTCTAGAATCTTCCAGTACACGAGTGGGGGTGAAAGGCATGTGTATCGCAACTATGTGTCAGGCCATATCCGAGCCAGCGATTCGGCGAGGTGCGTGTTAGCTCCCTGCTCTGTTCAAATAGGAGGTCCCACCATCCATGAGAACCCCTATGTCTCATTTTAAGCGAGTACACGTACATGCCTCACGTCGGGGCAGCCCAACCGAGCGGGAGGATACCACctgtctttttttctttttttttctgttcttattttttgctatatttttgtatttttctgtATACTATAAATATTGTATACAAAATAATATTTGAAAAAGGTTGAAAAAGTACTTCAAAAATGTTAAATAAGTATTATAAATGTTAAAtaaatatttaaaaatattaaacAAGTATTTTTTAATAAGTATACAAAATGTTGAAAAAGTATTTAACCTTTTGAATAAATACTAAAAAAATGAACAAATATTTGACAAATGTTGAATAAGTACTAAAATTTTTTAAtgagtatttgaaaaatattaaataAGTATTTAAAATGTTGGACAATTATTTAGAAATTATGAATAAGTATTAAGAAATATTGGATGATTTTAGAAAAAATGTTGATTATGTATTTCAAAATTGTGAAGAAAGTAGTTGAGAACAAGTAATTAGATAAATGttaatcatgtatataaaaatgtttaataagtatttgaaaaaaatgtttatcatgtatatcaaaatgTTGAACACATATTTATAATATGTTTCACAactatttgaaaaatgttgatcatgtaAAAATGTTGCACAAGTATTTAAAAAGTATTGAAGGGAAAAAGAGAACCAAATAAAAGGTGGAGAATAAAAAAtcaaaagaataaagaaaaaaataaaataaaataaaataataaacacCAAAACAAAGTGCAAAAAAGAATGAAAACAATgaaaaagtgaagaagaagaaaagaaataaaagaaaacaaagacaAAACCCGGCTCAAATGGCCTTAAGTAGGGCTCGCCCCTTCCACTTACCAAGGTGGCGCCTTGGACGGGGTGGCTAGCCCCTTCCACTTACCAACGGTCCCTGGTTCTCACTTTCTCCACCTCTCTTTTTTACTTCATTAAATTCATGCAAATTTGGTCGGCCCAATTACCCCAGAACCTTCAGCGAAACATCATGCGGCGATTGTTTAAAGCGATAAATAGACGTTGTGCACCATCCATGTCTCTACTACCCGAAATCAATCCCACGCTAGGTATGATTTTGAATTTGTGATGGGCCTCAGCGATCGCTTAAAGCGATAAATAGCGATGCATACCATCAATGTCTATACTACCCGAAATCAAGCCCGCGCCAGGTATAATTTTGAACTTGTGTTGGGCCTCAATGATCGCTTAAAGCGATAAATAGTCGATGCACACCATTCATGTCTCTACTACCCGAAATCAAGCCCGCGATTTTGCACTTATGGTGGGCCTCAGCGATGGCTTAATGCGATAAATAGTCGTTGTGCACCATCCATGTCTTTACTATCCGAAATCAAGCCCACGCCAGCTATgtttttgcactttgtgatgggcCCGAGTGATTTTGCATTTGTTTAAGGCAAGGCAGGACCGGCCCACCAACACCCTAAGTTATCTTCGCAAAAAAAAACACCCTAAGTTATCGGTAGGGTCCGTTTCTCCTTCCCAATTAAAATTTGTCATCTAAAAAAGATATACCCCTAAAAAAAATAAATGAAAGTTGTTTCTCAGAAACAAAAACTAAAAACCGATCGTTTGCTAAAAAAATCATGTAAAAAAGATTTGTGCTAAAAAAGAGCCAACTATTTATCCGGGTATTTTCAATTTTTCTACTGCCCTCTTTCATATGGGACATATCAATTTTTACCAAAGACCGGTATAGAGATGTATAtacacatattttagagtgtagatttacttattttgcttcgtatgtacagttctaatgaaatctctaaaaatatATGTATTATATTTAGAAAATTAAGGGAGTACATTATACTGAGTACAAAGATATGCCGCATGTCCGGTCCAAACGAAATGCAAAGCCCGTTGAAAACTCTCGGCTCCCGTTGCGACGATCGAGAAGGGAGACACCCAACGGATAGATTTCCGCGCGATTTCGAAATTCGAAGCCGACGCGAAACCCAGCCCACGAATCTGGTGCGCGATGGAAACGTCTCCCTGCCCTACCCGCGCCCCGCCATCCGGGCCGTCCATCCCCGCACCGACGGCCCCGCCCGCCCGGCTCCGTTTTAAATAGACACACACGCTCCCCCACCCCAACTCGTCTTCTCCCCCCCTCAGCCGCGCCGCTCCTCAGTCTCGTCTCGTCTCGAGTCTGCCGCCGATCCGTTCGCACCAGCAGCCAGCCGCCCCATCTCCGCTCCGAGGTTGGTCTCCCGCCGCCCTACCCTTCGAATCCGCCCATCCCTCCGCTGGATTAGCCGTTCGTTGATCGATTAGTCGGTGGTTTTGCCCGGATTTTTCTGAAATGGTTTGGGGATCTGTTCTTGCTGTTGCAGACCCTCGATCGACAAGCGGCGGTGGTGGACATGGGCCAGATCCAGTACTCCGAGAAGTACTTCGACGACACCTTCGAGTACAGGTTGGcgcccaaaccctagccccccccccccccccccccccctcttcttccTCGCTTGCGCCGCGGATGGCGAAACCCTAACGAACTAACACGGCCGCTTTCCCCGCGCGCAGGCACGTGGTCCTCCCGCCGGAAGTCGCCAAGCTCCTCCCCAAGAACCGCCTGCTCGCCGAGGTAACCGCCCGGATTTCCGTCCGCATTCCCGTAAGATCGCGTTTCCTCGCCGGATCGGTCGCCTGATGTTGCGAAATTGGGCCTTTTTTACCCTTGCAGAACGAGTGGCGCGCGCTGGGCGTGCAGCAGAGCCGCGGGTGGGTGCACTATGCCGTCCACCGGCCGGAGCCGCACATCATGCTGTTCCGCCGCCCGCTCAActaccagcagcagcaggacgcggccgccgccgccgccgccctgatGATGCCCAAGTGATCGCCCCCGGCGAGGGCAGCGGCGACCGGGGGTTCGACCTCGCGAAAACCCCATGCCCTTTTCATCTCTAAAAGGGCGGTCGCACACTGGTTTGTTTCGGTCAGGATCTAGTTAATGTTGGTGGTGTCCACCATGTGTTCGTCGAAATGCCTGGGGGGAAC includes:
- the LOC123449698 gene encoding cyclin-dependent kinases regulatory subunit 1, yielding MGQIQYSEKYFDDTFEYRHVVLPPEVAKLLPKNRLLAENEWRALGVQQSRGWVHYAVHRPEPHIMLFRRPLNYQQQQDAAAAAAALMMPK